In the Malassezia vespertilionis chromosome 3, complete sequence genome, one interval contains:
- the SFU1 gene encoding GATA type transcriptional activator of nitrogen-regulated proteins (COG:K; EggNog:ENOG503P025), which translates to MAISSVERHTLSLPSEHDSGFMSACKPLAQPDDQADSNAALSLPRRTNGRKPVAWHTEAPSATSSDASSPISHDEEKHTSPVKQRRTCASTDSPAAGSCPGDGLCNGMGGTSSCSGCPTYNNVISAAADETPAAPIHSEPESKVSLDDKDARPAIEALRCTNCQTTTTPLWRRDEAGNNICNACGLYHKLHGTHRPIGMRKTVIKRRKRMIGSAAPGPGAPHERPTHARTPSAAHAKPVLPETFARAERDREAAMVLMEVGTSRWTQQRGTDPGTWPHAAHYEMRNDARVQSNADPRLGTPWKARHSVLPSMCIESNTPYTGGIRIADLERLRDELCMERNRLDALLERTEYTLAEAHRQRFDTPRLHRASADDSQGSDSEPVSLHAYDVRETRTNSDEAAAQPLQRGAKRAYPNGIHCL; encoded by the coding sequence ATGGCCATCTCTAGCGTCGAGCGACATACGCTTTCCCTTCCGTCTGAACACGACAGCGGGTTTAtgagcgcgtgcaagccGCTGGCACAGCCGGACGACCAAGCCGACAGCAATGCCGCGCTATcactgccgcgccgcacgaaCGGGCGCAAGCCCGTTGCATGGCACACCGAGGCGCCCAGCGCTACTtcgagcgacgcaagcTCGCCGATCTCACACGACGAAGAAAAGCACACGTCCCCAGTGAAACAAAGAAGGACGTGCGCTAGCACCGACAGCCCCGCGGCTGGATCCTGTCCCGGCGATGGCCTCTGCAacggcatgggcggcaccagcagctgcagcggctGCCCGACCTACAACAATGTCAtcagcgccgctgcggacGAGacgcccgccgcgcccatcCACAGCGAGCCCGAGAGCAAGGTTTCTTTGGACGACAAGGATGCGCGCCCTGCAATCgaagcactgcgctgcaccaaCTGCCAGACCACCACGACGCCGCtctggcggcgcgacgaggcgggCAATAACATTTGCAATGCGTGTGGCCTATACCATAAACTGCACGGCACCCACAGGCCAATCGGGATGCGCAAGACTGTAatcaagcgccgcaaacgcatgatcggcagcgctgcgcccggcCCGGGCGCACCGCACGAACGGCCCACacatgcacgcacgcccagcgccgcgcacgcgaaGCCAGTGCTGCCAGAGACgtttgcacgcgcggaaCGCGATCGCGAAGCGGCCATGGTCTTGATGGAAGTCGgcacctcgcgctggacgcaGCAACGCGGCACCGACCCAGGCACCTggccgcacgctgcacactACGAGATGCgcaacgacgcgcgcgtgcaatcGAATGCAGACCCAAggctcggcacgccgtgGAAAGCGCGCCACAGCGTTTTGCCTTCCATGTGCATCGAGTCAAACACGCCGTATACGGGTGGGATCCGCATCGCCGACCTGGAGCGCCTACGCGACGAGCTGTGCATGGAGCGCAACcgcctcgacgcgctcctGGAGCGCACAGAGTAcacgcttgccgaggcgcaccgccagcgCTTCGACACGCCGCGGCTGCACAGGGCCAGCGCAGACGACTCGCAAGGCAGCGATTCCGAGCCTGTCTCGCTCCACGCGTACGATGTACGCGAAACGCGCACAAATAGCGACGaggctgctgcgcagcctCTACAGCGCGGGGCAAAACGCGCATACCCCAACGGCATTCACTGTTTATAA
- the FES1 gene encoding hsp70 nucleotide exchange factor fes1 (COG:O; BUSCO:EOG0926448Q; EggNog:ENOG503P2S3), whose translation MTDNKNANELLQWGLRNAPARPDGSSSVAEVSEAIAQGRRPDLADPGLFDALMGKSEAQMMREELAVGSDTRRSVEDRTTALDNFEMLIETVDNANNMQNMNMWPAVVHLLQEPTPAIQQASAWIVGTAVQNNDKGQVAALEHGALARLLELLSSPSKDVRNKAMYGIGAMIKNFPYAALQFSELHGWDALHAGLLDSSIAVRSKVAFLLNQLLSEDASHAVPNTHSAPPTSDAHAPLEKGPATLQFSAPAPDVAKAMVDHRILDTLLASVLPNATQAAATCDGEPTRSYLDYAGKAVQTLVTYSAHAPVPREAFQALLAELDAAPSASEPGIASRAAELGIDNAALDTLRSAIA comes from the coding sequence ATGACGGACAACAAGAACGCGAATGAGCTCCTGCAGTGGGGCTTGCGCAACGCACCCGCGCGTCCCGACGGATCGTCTTCCGTAGCCGAGGTATCTGAAGCCATTGCGCAGGGCAGACGCCCCGACTTGGCCGACCCTGGTTTGTTTGACGCCCTGATGGGCAAGAGCGAGGCGCAGATGATGAGGGAGGAGCTCGCTGTCGGTTCAGATACACGCAGGTCTGTGGAAGACCGCACcaccgcgctggacaatTTTGAGATGCTGATTGAGACGGTGGACAATGCAAACAACATGCAGAACATGAACATGTGGCCGGCGGTGGTGCACTTGCTACAAGAGCCTACGCCTGCCATCCAGCAGGCCAGTGCATGGATCGTCGGCACGGCCGTGCAAAACAACGACAAGGGCCAAgttgccgcgctcgagcacggcgcactcGCACGCTTGCTCGAACTCCTGTCCTCGCCCAGCAAGGACGTGCGGAATAAGGCCATGTACGGCATCGGCGCCATGATCAAAAACTTTCCCTACGCCGCCCTCCAATTTTCCGAGCTGCATGGCTGGGACGCGCTCCATGCTGGACTGCTCGATTCGAGCAttgctgtgcgcagcaaagtaGCTTTCCTCTTGAACCAGCTCCTCAGCGAGGACGCCAGCCACGCCGTTCCCAACACACACTCCGCGCCGCCTacaagcgacgcgcacgctcctTTGGAAAAAGGCCCAGCAACGCTCCAGTTTTCTGCACCCGCGCCCGACGTAGCCAAGGCGATGGTCGATCACCGTATTCTCGACACGTTGCTCGCCTCGGTCCTGCCCAACGCAACACAGGCTGCGGCAACGTGTGATGGGGAGCCCACACGCAGCTACTTGGACTATGCTGGAAAGGCCGTCCAAACTCTCGTCACGTACTCCGCCCACGCACCCGTGCCGAGAGAAGCATTCCAGGCGCTCCTCGCAgagctcgacgctgcgccctCCGCGTCCGAGCCAGGGAttgcctcgcgcgctgcagaacTCGGCATAGATAACGCTGCGTTggacacgctgcgcagcgcgattGCATAA
- a CDS encoding uncharacterized protein (EggNog:ENOG503P50F; COG:T), whose protein sequence is MSQVGTWAQRRAELRMQLDVAAVQSAVAALENYAVRSDAVARLLRRFLPHNDAARRLGAQLDCALAVLWTSKNVPHNSMVAKLYRDAAPALRKLSAANLTERDFSSLYTLQHGATGTVEVVRCKFDRRLYVLKSILKGVARREPYRCSPVFESQLLAQGSTNGANACTPMLHAAFQGIGSVHLVIEYMPAGDLDSLLRAAAEAGDKYPGKSRHGGLLEEAWAVRYAVDMVAAVGWLHELAFVHRDIKPSNFLLHASGRLKLCDFSTCAPFAEFPHGRRVLAYYAQRPAGTCDYIAPDILLCEERRISAAQSPGAMDVDFAPDAQRPGAYGPALDWWSVGVVLYEMIYGKPPFWAPQPADVYEKIAHHDQHFRLHPAIPCSAPLQSLLRGLICAENVRLGRHGTYQVQQHPAFAHVPWTMLDTLDVPFHPTAPHGQPSVLHSPLAHDMVSFDTSAIDTPPSFSAIYQGALDVFPAFPDSLAVTPPDQHAQHAQQEAPSPVSSAESWPSGSLAAPEAPHDFHEVDVHFHGFGYLPAATAFAPEEGLRTLPAPSASPVPQPLASTPLGKAAASPALDAIPLASPLHNTPESMHPLQRRALQAAMRVRSGAEWITPFRDASPIGAPASPYPFPIASVPRRAGTGAWTPVHTPLLAPPYDTMGSDSRHSGGSTWKRNLTERQAWSEMMDAVQKSARKIGPPTTLCRLAEEDMPPAPGAPSPAKPALRSSMSCYDLRRRMLPLETSYTANAIPNEERAMLRTRRSTRQLLLDAQVTSTPTRSTRAGSTMPSPTNSQLDAPASPPRRRRLRGSASVRDFRDLRAKMEEPSLPVLADASPQNSPERVAPMDSHRTLSEYRRGVPQREKTTESVEDAFGRRTRVQQRGLRGLDRIARRMQSTLGLSGLYQQGKPPNDTHDSPLTRMARGHQHIQRSVTNLEEELQELKSRIDHVQL, encoded by the coding sequence ATGAGCCAGGTCGGTACgtgggcgcagcggcgcgcagagctGCGTATGCAGCTCGACGTTGCCGCCGTACAGAGCGCAGTGGCCGCGCTCGAAAACTATGCCGTGCGGAGCGACGCCGTAgcgcgcctcttgcgccgcttcttgcCGCACAAcgacgccgcacgcagactcggcgcacagctcgactgtgcgcttgccgtgctGTGGACGTCCAAGAATGTGCCGCACAATAGCATGGTCGCGAAGCTATACCGCGACGCAGCAcccgcgctgcgcaagctgagcgcggcaaactTGACGGAGCGCGACTTTTCCTCGCTCtacacgctgcagcacggcgccacAGGCACGGTCGAagtcgtgcgctgcaagttTGACCGGCGCCTCTACGTACTCAAATCCATTCTCAAAGGCGTGGCTCGCCGCGAGCCGTACCGATGCTCGCCCGTGTTTGAGAGCCAGCTCCTGGCGCAGGGCTCGACCAACGGCGCGAATGCATGCACGCCGatgctgcacgccgcgttCCAAGGCATTGGCTCTGTGCATCTCGTGATTGAGTACATGCCTGCAGGAGACCTTGATTCGCTCCTGCGTGCGGCTGCCGAGGCGGGCGATAAATACCCTGGAAAGAGCCGGCACGGCGGTCTGTTGGAAGAGGCGTGGGCCGTGCGCTACGCCGTGGACATGGTTGCTGCCGTAGGCTGGCTCCACGAGCTCGCGTTTGTTCACCGCGACATAAAGCCGAGCAACTTTCTCCTGCACGCGTCCGGCCGCTTGAAACTGTGCGACTTTTCTAcctgcgcgccgtttgccgAATTTCCCCACGGGCGCCGTGTGCTTGCGTACTATGCACAGCGGCCCGCTGGGACGTGCGATTACATTGCCCCGGACATCCTCCTGTGcgaagagcggcgcatctcAGCGGCTCAATCGCCCGGCGCGATGGACGTGGACTTTGCGCccgacgcacagcgcccCGGCGCCTACGGACCTGCGCTCGACTGGTGGAGTGTCGGCGTGGTGCTCTACGAGATGATCTACGGCAAGCCGCCGTTttgggcgccgcagccagcGGACGTGTACGAAAAAATAGCGCACCACGACCAGCATTTCCGCCTGCACCCTGCCATTCCATGTTCCGCACCGCTCCAATCGCTGCTCCGCGGCTTGATATGCGCAGAAAACGTACGCTTAGGACGGCACGGCACGTACCAAGTGCAGCAGCATCCTGCATTCGCGCACGTCCCATGGACCATGCTAGACACGCTCGACGTGCCGTTTCATCCCACCGCACCGCACGGCCAGCCGTCTGTGCTGCACAGTCCACTGGCGCACGACATGGTCTCGTTTGACACAAGCGCGATAGACACGCCCCCCAGTTTCTCTGCTATATACCAAGGGGCGCTTGACGTCTTTCCCGCCTTTCCCGACTCGCTCGCCGTCACGCCGCCCGaccagcacgcgcagcacgcgcagcaagaGGCGCCCTCGCCAGTGTCTTCTGCCGAGAGCTGGCCGTCGGGTAGCCTTGCAGCGCCCGAGGCGCCGCATGACTTTCACGAGGTCGATGTACATTTCCACGGCTTTGGCTACCTCCCTGCTGCGACGGCTTTTGCGCCCGAAGAAGGCTTGCGTACGTTGCCCGCGCCGAGTGCATCGCCCGTTCCCCAGCCTCTCGCATCGACGCCGCTGGGCAAGGCTGCTGCCTCGCCTGCCCTCGACGCTATTCCGCTTGCCTCCCCGCTGCACAACACGCCCGAAAGCATGCATCCActccagcgccgtgcgctccaGGCCGCtatgcgcgtgcgcagcggcgcggaatGGATCACACCGTTCCGCGATGCGTCGCCGAttggcgcgcctgcatcgccgtACCCCTTCCCCATCGCTTccgtgccgcggcgcgctgggacCGGTGCTTGGACACCGGTGCATACGCCTCTGCTTGCGCCACCCTACGACACGATGGGCTCCGACTCGCGCCATTCCGGCGGCAGCACCTGGAAGCGCAACCTCACAGAGCGCCAGGCATGGTCCGAGATGATGGACGCGGTGCAGAAGAGTGCGCGGAAAATAGGCCCGCCCACGACGCTTTGTCGCCTCGCCGAAGAAGACATGCCGcccgcgcccggcgcgccttCGCCCGCCAAGCCTGCTCTGCGCAGCTCCATGTCGTGCTATGAtctgcgccggcgcatgctccCGCTCGAGACCTCGTACACCGCCAATGCAATCCCGAATGAAgagcgcgccatgctccgTACACGGCGAAGCACGCGGCAGCttttgctcgacgcgcaagTCACCTCGACGCCCACACGATCGacacgcgctggaagcaCGATGCCCTCGCCCACCAACTcgcagctcgacgcgccggcaagcccgccgcgccgccgccgcttgcgggGAAGTGCGTCGGTGCGCGACTTTCGCGacctgcgcgccaagatgGAGGAGCCGAGCTTGCCAGTGCTCGCAGACGCCTCGCCCCAAAACTCGCCcgagcgcgtggcgccgaTGGACAGCCACCGCACCCTCTCCGAGtaccgccgcggcgtgccgcagcgagAAAAGACGACGGAATCTGTAGAAGATGCTTTTGgacggcgcacgcgcgtgcagcagcgtggtttgcgcggcttggacaggattgcgcggcggatgcAGTCGACGTTGGGGCTCTCGGGGCTCTACCAACAAGGCAAACCACCAAACGACACGCACGACAGCCCTCTCACGCGCATGGCACGCGGCCACCAGCACATCCAGCGCTCCGTGACAAACTTGGAGGAAGAGCTGCAAGAGCTTAAATCTCGTATAGACCATGTCCAGTTATGA
- a CDS encoding uncharacterized protein (EggNog:ENOG503PMBM), with the protein MVRGSCFSSLGGKNDNNKKLTRTDTNRGNELRRTTSSYQGSVADGMRYSDRPGNSNERLTASQVHKSKTLEDRIRQAERESRTTGV; encoded by the exons ATGGTACGT GGATCCTGCTTTTCTTCCCTTGGTGGCAAGAACGACAACAACAAAAAACTTACTCGTACGGATACGAACCGTGGcaacgagctgcgccgcactaCCTCCTCCTACCAGGGTTCGGTTGCGGACGGTATGCGCTACTCGGACCGCCCGGGCAACTCCAACGAGCGCCTGACCGCTTCCCAGGTGCACAAGTCCAAGACGCTCGAGGACCGTATTCGTCAGGCGGAGCGTGAGAGTCGCACCACTGGCGTCTAA
- a CDS encoding uncharacterized protein (EggNog:ENOG503NWUS; COG:D) — MSMGAPRQTRRFGARNQKLRAPRSHGLGVPIEDMWERLSVAITHIQHHNISKLSYEEHYRYAYNLILNQQGDMLYAGVRRQVTDHLIKQSDELLVPLFPLDAPTALAAEDAYKGKGKQENFIASVLCLLPESEQTGAILATIPANERFLNAVTSVWEDHCSCMGKLRDVLKYVDRVYVTNENELPIWELGMELFRDTIVRSTRVLFAPNLMVTLLRQIYCEREGASVERRSLKSVSDMLLALTQPGAQARSTVYQKDFEPLLLETTSEYYCAEAARLLAAGQATCYLQQAERRFAEEETRVHACLSAGTLAPLRAALERNLLTDHLEEVLAMADGGLVALLESDRRDDLERMYRLFSMVQTGLFALNKALRTYATIKGQAINDAARFPAESGPGATAELAMHWVSQVLQFKTRFDTVLYTSFRGDKSCGAAINEAFDSFVNMNPRAPEYISLFIHEHLKKGAKVTSDAGIEQVLDSTIAIFRFVHEKDMFERYYKLHLTQRLLHGRSVSDDVERGMIGKLKVECGHGYVQKLQGMLNDMKLSEEVLAAFHQRQAAHLAFQLNVHVLTATYWPIAAPQAPVFFSPLLRNACAAFEQFYAQRHRGRVLTWQPNLGSADVKVRFRARTHELVVSTFALVVLLLFEEEETLGYKTIRESTNIGDTDLQRTLQSLACAKYKILHKVPKGRTIHEDDTFHFNADFTAPLARIKIAQVAAKVETPTERKETAAKVEEERKSQVEACIVRVMKNRKTLSHNDLVNEVVRQLLPRFQPTPALIKKRIESLLEREFLEAHTPCARQQASPSEADDFLARAQALGLRLTRADYERTRAGVAAFLKAERIPLGSPSASTDPVDEERKAPLPDPCLSPSESESSVSRQASSVDPPALSRWLRTTSGQLGFFTAVVRQHAGEKGRLRISLDDVGSAEERRRRRRRRRRILEKQMLLESMPLSPPLPGHDAVPQTPRRCQLLRSSTPLSRPVQPTPPGTDDSRASPSSPSSPELNVLNRMARMDHGGKLWLASRHDDAFDPKSEDSTALNDDSGVFYEQDKSDMLGWGPRPFARSNTDNLDACMKSMSLLDRIMLSKTSPRRIRREAKERERLRVAPFDTLEHLQPTYVDAKDDTPDTSMANWADVSSESSGHKRQSSSSGGRFLRGASSTPLHRPPSSARGSYDFVLHDSSPEKSTPARSMLDSPLRTRRCSSRTPAKRDVDEPSASATPLTKLDPNMQITPMRFSPEYGLACAHASMFSPNLLTPWTHQGRLMSNAGLAAVPSSPADWEAPARQSRANFAYSSTPLSHLPFGEADATNIPQVVPSPNRLLCIESFPGKSPQQRAYFARNSPVKVTHASPLADKSNARQLQVSPALRTGRAGLSRTALETPWDKIPFQRTETISPADIFHPAAAAWPAPPLIEAEVCEADEHDLPSVSSSPETASHRLRTGRRKNVLQRTPSVASILPTHCDDVFAKDKAPDPMFGEAFCQVAVHDGQTEWEQPNGSKIVKLVSEELQAAIDSGTLDHEPEPRFYRLPPGYGTGKAKPSSVSYAGLIGQAILSSSDSRLSLAEIYNWISTVYPFYERGDRGWQNSIRHNLSLNKSFVKLERESTIPGKGGWWAIVPGHEPRFKNGLYVPSASRNEPVQSTRAFRSSYSAPAHALPSPAKDDVRKRRTAVPAAEAGADADESRPDVSRQLFKRARTVQHPIPFEHVGALCDVANTSGHLPLLTDSTSSPDTSPMHSFSHDKSAVMHGAWPNQGMFAQSKQLSAMHMQPMGEIAGYPAPMYMNAVHTKPVPTPYLSPQKRSPVTARQRPAYSPFTGPNPFHS, encoded by the exons ATGTCGAtgggcgcgccgaggcagacgcgccgctttggcgcgcggaacCAGAAgctgcgagcgccgcgaagt CATGGCCTGGGCGTTCCGATCGAGGACATGTGGGAGCGGCTCTCTGTTGCCATCACGCACATCCAACACCACAATATCTCCAAGCTCAGCTACGAAGAACACTACCGCTATGCGTACAATTTGATTCTC AACCAGCAGGGCGATATGCTCTACGCAGGCGTCCGACGCCAGGTGACCGACCATCTGATCAAGCAgagcgacgagctgctcgtgccACTGTTTCCACTCGATGCCCCTaccgcgctcgctgcagaGGACGCGTACAAAGGAAAGGGCAAGCAGGAAAATTTTATTGCCTCCGTGCTCTGCCTGCTGCCAGAGAGCGAGCAGACGGGCGCGATCTTGGCGACGATTCCCGCCAACGAGCGGTTCCTCAACGCGGTGACGAGCGTGTGGGAAGACCACTGCTCGTGCATgggcaagctgcgcgacgtgctgaAATATGTGGACCGCGTGTACGTGACGAATGAGAACGAGCTGCCGATCTGGGAGCTCGGCATGGAGCTCTTCCGTGATACCATTGTGCGCTCCACGCGCGTCCTTTTTGCACCGAACCTGATGGTCACGTTGCTGCGCCAGATTTACTGCGAGCGCGAAGGCGCGTCTgtcgagcggcgctcgctcaAGAGCGTGTCCGATATGCTGCTTGCTTTGACGCAGCCCGgtgcgcaggcgcgctcgacTGTATACCAAAAAGATTTCGAGCCGCTGCTCCTGGAGACTACGTCAGAGTACTACTGTGccgaagctgcgcgccttcTCGCTGCCGGCCAAGCGACGTGCTACCTTCAGCaggccgagcgccgctttgctgAGGAGGagacgcgcgtgcatgcgtGCCTCAGCGCCGGGACActggcgccgctgcgcgcagcgttggAGCGAAACCTGCTCACCGACCATTTGGAAGAAGTGCTTGCCATGGCCGACGGCGgccttgtcgcgctgctcgagtcgGATCGGCGCGACGATCTGGAGCGCATGTACCGCTTGTTCAGCATGGTGCAAACAGGTCTTTTTGCGCTGAacaaggcgctgcgcacctaTGCAACCATAAAAGGCCAGGCGATCAACGATGCCGCACGTTTTCCTGCCGAGTCTGGCCCCGGCGCAACCGCCGAACTAGCCATGCACTGGGTCAGCCAAGTGCTGCAGTTCAAGACACGATTCGACACCGTTCTATATACCAGCTTCCGAGGCGACAAGTCGTGTGGCGCAGCGATCAACGAAGCATTTGACTCGTTCGTCAACATGAATCCCCGCGCGCCCGAATACATTTCCCTCTTTATCCATGAACACCTGAAGAAAGGCGCGAAAGTCACGTCGGATGCGGGGATCGAGCAGGTGCTCGACTCCACCATTGCAATCTTCCGCTTTGTGCACGAAAAAGACATGTTTGAGCGGTACTACAAGCTTCATCTAACGCAGCGCTTACTCCACGGCCGGTCTGTCTCGGACgacgtcgagcgcggcatgaTTGGCAAGCTCAAGGTCGAGTGCGGCCACGGCTACGTGCAGAAACTGCAAGGGATGCTGAACGACATGAAACTTAGCGAAGAGGTGCTCGCTGCGTTTCAccagcggcaagctgcacaCCTGGCTTTCCAGCTCAACGTGCATGTTCTCACCGCAACCTACTGGCcgatcgccgcgccgcaggcgcccGTGTTCTTTTCTCCTCTCctgcgcaatgcgtgcgctgcattcgAGCAGTTCTACGCGCAGCGACATCGCGGGCGTGTGCTGACCTGGCAACCGAATCTCGGTTCCGCCGACGTCAAGGTCCGTTTCCGTGCACGGACCCATGAGCTGGTCGTCTCGACctttgcgctcgtcgtcctGCTCTTGTTTGAGGAGGAGGAGACGTTGGGTTACAAGACAATTCGCGAAAGCACCAACATTGGGGACACGGACCTtcagcgcacgctgcagagcctcgcgtgcgccaagtaCAAGATTCTGCACAAGGTGCCCAAAGGCCGCACCATCCACGAGGACGACACGTTCCACTTTAACGCGGACTTTACCGCGCCCCTCGCCCGCATCAAGATCGCTCAAGTCGCGGCCAAAGTCGAGACGCCCAccgagcgcaaagagaCGGCGGCCAAGGTCGAAGAAGAGCGCAAGAGCCAAGTAGAG GCTTGCATCGTGCGCGTAATGAAGAACCGCAAGACGCTCTCACACAATGACCTCGTAAACGAAGTCGTGCGGCAgctcttgccgcgcttccaACCGACGCCCGCATTGATCAAGAAACGGATCGAgtcgctgctcgagcgcgaatTTCTCGAGGCAC acacgccgtgcgccaGGCAACAAGCGTCGCCCTCCGAGGCGGACGATTTtcttgctcgcgcgcaagcgctcggCTTGCGACTCACGCGCGCCGACTACGAACGCACACGCGCGGGTGTCGCGGCATTCCTAAaggccgagcgcatccCTCTCGGCTCGCCTTCCGCGTCGACTGATCCCGTGGATGAAGAGCGCAAAGCACCGCTTCCCGACCCGTGCCTCTCCCCGAGCGAGTCCGAAAGCAGTGTAAGCCGGCAAGCAAGCAGCGTCGATCCACCAGCCCTTTCCCGTTGGCTGCGCACCACAAGCGGGCAGCTCGGCTTCTTCACAGCGGTCGTGCGCCAGCACGCCGGCGAGAAGGGGCGCCTGCGCATCTCGCTGGACGATGTCGGGAGCGCCGAAGAAcggcgccggcgtcgccgacgccgacggcgcatACTCGAAAAGCAGATGCTATTGGAGAGCATGCCCCTCTCCCCACCACTGCCCGGCCACGATGCCGTGCCCCAAactccgcgccgctgccaacttttgcgcagcagcacgcctCTTTCCCGCCCCGTACAGCCTACTCCGCCCGGGACGGACGATTCGCGTGCGAGTCCTTCCTCGCCATCGAGTCCCGAGCTCAACGTGCTGAACCGCATGGCCCGTATGGACCACGGCGGGAAACTGTGGCTCGCCTCGCGCCACGACGACGCTTTCGATCCGAAAAGCGAAGACAGCACCGCGCTCAACGACGACTCAGGCGTTTTTTACGAACAAGACAAGTCGGATATGCTTGGCTGGGGGCCGCGGCCGTTCGCACGTTCAAACACAGACAATCTAGACGCGTGCATGAAGAGTATGAGTCTACTGGATCGGATCATGCTGAGCAAAACGAGTCCTCGCCGCATCCGCCGCgaggccaaggagcgcgagcgactGCGCGTCGCACCTTTTgacacgctcgagcacctgCAGCCCACGTACGTCGATGCGAAAGACGACACGCCCGACACGAGCATGGCCAACTGGGCAGACGTGTCCTCGGAATCGTCTGGACACAAGCGCCAAAGCAGCTCCTCCGGCGGACGCTTTCTCCGCGGCGCCTCTtcgacgccgctgcacaggccgccctcttctgcgcgcggctcgtaCGACTTTGTTCTGCACGACTCGTCCCCAGAAAAAAGCacgccggcgcgctccatgcTTGACTCGCCGCTtcgcacacgccgctgttcctcgcgcacgcccgcAAAGCGTGACGTAGACGAGCCCAGCGCATCTGCGACACCGCTCACCAAGCTCGACCCCAACATGCAAATCACTCCGATGCGCTTTTCTCCCGAGTATGGGCTCGCTTGTGCGCATGCGTCCATGTTTTCTCCTAATCTCCTCACGCCATGGACTCACCAGGGCCGGCTGATGTCCAATGCCGGCCTTGCAGCTGTCCCTAGCTCCCCGGCAGACTGGGAAGCACCCGCGCGGCAGTCCAGGGCGAATTTTGCCTACTCGTCCACGCCGCTATCCCACCTCCCGTTTGGCGAAGCAGACGCGACAAACATTCCCCAGGTGGTGCCCTCGCCGAACCGCCTCCTTTGCATCGAATCCTTCCCTGGCAAGTCGCCGCAACAGCGCGCCTATTTCGCACGCAACTCGCCCGTCAAAGTCACACACGCAAGTCCGCTGGCCGACAAGAGCAACGCGCGCCAACTGCAAGTGAgccctgcgctgcgcacgggcaGGGCAGGGCTTAGCCGTAccgcgctcgagacgcCATGGGACAAGATTCCTTTCCAGCGCACCGAGACGATCAGTCCCGCCGACATTTTCCATCccgccgcagctgcatggccagcgccgccgctcaTAGAGGCCGAGGTGTGCGAGGCAGACGAGCACGACTTGCCTTCTGTGAGCAGCTCGCCCGAGACGGCATCGCACCGTTTGCGCACCGGACGCCGCAAAAATgtactgcagcgcacccCCTCTGTTGCATCGATCCTCCCGACACACTGCGACGACGTTTTTGCCAAAGACAAGGCACCCGATCCTATGTTTGGCGAAGCTTTCTGCCAGGTAGCTGTACACGATGGGCAGACCGAGTGGGAGCAGCCCAATGGGAGCAAAATAGTCAAGCTTGTCTCTGAAGAGCTCCAAGCCGCGATTGATTCCGGCACGCTGGACCACGAGCCCGAGCCGCGCTTCTACCGACTCCCGCCTGGTTATGGCACCGGCAAGGCAAAGCCCTCGTCTGTCTCCTATGCAGGCTTGATTGGCCAAGCCATTTTGAGCTCCTCCGACAGCCGCTTGAGCCTCGCGGAGATTTACAATTGGATCAGCACCGTGTACCCATTTtacgagcgcggcgaccgCGGCTGGCAGAATAGTATCCGGCACAACCTCAGCCTAAACAAGAGCTTTGtcaagctcgagcgcgagtcGACTATCCCAGGCAAAGGCGGCTGGTGGGCGATTGTGCCGGGGCACGAACCGCGCTTCAAGAATGGGCTCTACGTTCcgagtgcatcgcgcaaTGAGCCGGTCCAAAGCACACGCGCATTTCGTTCGTCCTACTCTGCCCCAGCCCATGCACTGCCGTCCCCAGCGAAggacgatgtgcgcaaaCGGCGAACGGCGGTGCCAGCGGCCGAGGCtggcgccgacgccgacgaaTCCAGGCCCGACGTTTCGCGTCAGCTGTTCAagcgtgcacgcacagtCCAGCACCCCATCCCGTTTGAGCACGTCGGGGCGCTTTGCGACGTTGCGAACACGAGCGGCCATTTGCCGCTCTTGACGGACAGTACCAGCAGTCCCGATACGAGTCCCATGCACAGTTTTTCGCACGATAAGAGCGCCGTGATGCATGGGGCATGGCCGAACCAGGGCATGTTTGCGCAAAGTAAGCAGTtgagcgcaatgcacatGCAGCCCATGGGCGAGATCGCAGGCTACCCCGCGCCGATGTATATGAACGCGGTGCATACAAAGCCCGTGCCCACACCGTACCTCTCGCCCCAGAAGCGGTCGCCTGTCACGGCACGGCAGCGTCCTGCGTACAGTCCATTCACGGGCCCGAACCCGTTCCATAGCTAG